One Edaphobacter flagellatus genomic region harbors:
- the aspS gene encoding aspartate--tRNA ligase, giving the protein MTLDFLGNLQRTHRCGELRAEQDGQDVVLMGWVNRRRDHGNLIFLDLRDRTGITQVVSDKEIAGDAHAKAEAARSEYVVAVKGRVRRRGEGLENPNMPTGQIEVVVKELLLLNEAKTPPFSPAEDAIANEEVRLKYRYLDLRREQMQKNFLLRHNVARAIREYLSNNGFLEIETPFMTRSTPEGARDYLVPSRVHTGEFYALPQSPQIFKQILMISGFDRYFQIARCFRDEDLRADRQPEFTQIDLEMTFPQQEMVFRTVEGFLGAAFKTAGITLPEGPFLQMSYDDAIRKYGIDKPDMRLPAMVELSDDLTPTLRETLKIEQKLPVLGFIIPKAGGLSGTERKKLLSEVRAGFGESGLDLLDTERLKTNETFAPLAGTITQKLEATPEDLVVVVTPKLGTPEMWNYDRQWIYKRVGALRLQLAQKFADKHKLFEQTGTANDFKFLWVTDFPMYEWNEETKTWDAAHHPFTSPHEDDIKSGALFNDKGSVRALAYDVVLNGTELGSGSIRIHRQDVQAEIFRSLGMSDEEAKQRFGFFLEALEYGTPPHGGIALGIDRIVMILAGAQSLREVIAFPKTAKAIDLMVDAPSPATEQQLKELHLKIAPRG; this is encoded by the coding sequence GTGACACTCGACTTTTTAGGCAATCTGCAGCGCACCCACCGGTGCGGCGAGCTCCGTGCGGAGCAGGACGGACAGGACGTGGTTTTGATGGGCTGGGTAAACCGGCGACGCGACCACGGCAATCTCATCTTTCTCGATCTGCGCGATCGCACCGGCATCACGCAGGTGGTCTCCGACAAGGAGATCGCAGGCGACGCGCACGCGAAGGCCGAGGCAGCTCGGTCGGAGTACGTCGTTGCCGTCAAAGGCCGTGTGCGGCGTCGCGGCGAGGGGCTCGAGAACCCAAACATGCCCACCGGCCAGATCGAAGTGGTCGTCAAAGAGCTGCTGCTGCTGAACGAGGCGAAGACGCCACCCTTCTCCCCCGCCGAGGACGCGATTGCCAACGAAGAGGTGCGGCTGAAGTACCGCTATCTCGACCTGCGTCGCGAGCAGATGCAGAAGAACTTCCTGCTGCGCCACAACGTTGCGCGCGCCATCCGCGAGTACCTGTCGAACAACGGCTTTCTCGAGATTGAGACGCCATTTATGACGCGCTCGACGCCCGAAGGCGCGCGCGACTACCTTGTCCCCAGCCGCGTTCACACCGGCGAGTTCTACGCGCTGCCGCAGTCGCCGCAGATCTTCAAGCAGATTCTGATGATCTCGGGCTTCGACCGCTACTTCCAGATCGCCCGCTGCTTCCGCGACGAGGACCTGCGCGCCGACCGCCAGCCCGAGTTCACGCAGATCGACCTCGAGATGACCTTCCCACAGCAGGAGATGGTCTTCCGCACGGTCGAGGGCTTCCTCGGCGCGGCGTTCAAAACCGCAGGCATCACGCTGCCCGAAGGACCGTTCCTGCAGATGAGCTATGACGATGCCATCCGCAAGTACGGCATCGACAAGCCCGACATGCGCCTGCCAGCGATGGTCGAGTTGAGTGACGACCTGACGCCGACGCTGCGCGAGACGCTGAAGATCGAGCAGAAGTTACCCGTGCTTGGCTTCATCATTCCGAAGGCTGGTGGACTGTCAGGCACGGAGCGCAAGAAGCTGTTGAGCGAGGTTCGTGCCGGCTTCGGCGAGAGCGGACTCGATCTGCTCGACACCGAGCGCCTGAAGACGAACGAGACCTTTGCTCCTCTGGCTGGAACCATCACGCAAAAGCTTGAAGCCACGCCGGAAGATTTGGTTGTTGTCGTCACGCCGAAGCTCGGCACACCTGAGATGTGGAACTACGACCGGCAGTGGATCTACAAGCGCGTTGGTGCGCTGCGCCTGCAACTGGCGCAGAAGTTCGCCGACAAGCACAAGCTGTTTGAGCAAACCGGCACGGCAAACGACTTCAAATTCCTCTGGGTCACCGACTTCCCCATGTATGAGTGGAACGAGGAGACCAAGACATGGGACGCGGCACATCATCCCTTCACCTCGCCGCATGAGGACGACATCAAGTCCGGCGCGCTCTTCAATGACAAGGGCTCCGTTCGCGCGCTTGCGTACGACGTCGTGCTCAACGGCACGGAGCTTGGCTCGGGCTCGATTCGTATCCATCGTCAGGATGTGCAGGCGGAGATCTTCCGCTCGCTCGGCATGAGCGACGAAGAGGCGAAGCAGCGCTTCGGCTTCTTCCTCGAAGCGCTGGAGTACGGCACACCTCCGCACGGCGGCATCGCGCTCGGCATCGACCGCATCGTGATGATCCTTGCCGGAGCCCAGAGTCTGCGCGAGGTCATCGCCTTCCCCAAGACGGCAAAGGCCATCGACCTGATGGTCGACGCGCCCAGCCCAGCGACTGAGCAACAGTTGAAGGAACTCCACCTGAAAATTGCTCCGCGCGGTTAA
- a CDS encoding carboxypeptidase-like regulatory domain-containing protein: MIDLSKFRSLSGKTAFVALSFLTFTAAPAILATPAAAQQRGPVQRTVQGKVTDGSNNALKGAVVYLKDDHTLSVKSFIADDQGEYRFGQLAQNTDYEIWAEHDGKKSAIKTISSFDSKNQFIINLKVDK; this comes from the coding sequence ATGATCGATCTATCGAAGTTTCGCTCTCTTTCCGGGAAGACTGCCTTCGTAGCATTATCGTTCCTCACCTTCACGGCTGCACCCGCCATTCTGGCGACTCCTGCCGCCGCACAGCAGCGAGGCCCGGTGCAACGTACGGTGCAGGGTAAGGTGACCGACGGCTCGAACAATGCACTCAAGGGCGCGGTCGTCTACCTGAAGGACGACCACACACTGTCGGTCAAAAGCTTTATCGCCGACGACCAGGGCGAGTACCGCTTCGGCCAGCTGGCCCAGAACACCGACTACGAGATCTGGGCCGAGCACGACGGTAAAAAGAGCGCGATAAAAACCATCAGCTCCTTCGACAGCAAGAACCAGTTCATCATCAATCTCAAGGTGGATAAGTAG
- a CDS encoding molybdopterin-dependent oxidoreductase, whose product MATDPRRASIEANNKEVHAEASRRTRRSFVVAGAAVAAAGAGFIALLKSRPIGMLREPMRKAEELNRAIAEHVIGETALAPTYPLAMAAKRARLNGMGLRRDLDPASWRLQVAGLSHEAELHPRFMSDLSEWKFRFSEEFVARNLELDGESANQPINVSKMVDSAAKLDPRDPLAFIPERLPSAAGLLLAMEDLKKLPFTEYATEFKCIEGWSQIMHFGGVRFIDFMKAFPPMLNRDGSLPKYVAMATADGAYFAGYEIAAMVHPQTLLCYQMSGEELLPAHGWPLRLSMPLKYGYKQIKQIARITYTNQRPIDYWEQFGYDWHGGL is encoded by the coding sequence ATGGCGACTGATCCTCGGCGCGCTTCGATTGAAGCGAACAACAAAGAGGTGCACGCGGAAGCCTCACGCCGTACGCGCCGAAGTTTTGTCGTGGCGGGCGCCGCTGTTGCCGCGGCGGGAGCGGGCTTTATCGCATTGCTGAAGAGCAGGCCCATCGGCATGTTGCGCGAGCCCATGCGTAAAGCCGAGGAGCTGAACCGCGCGATTGCCGAACACGTTATTGGCGAGACTGCTCTGGCTCCCACCTACCCTTTGGCCATGGCGGCGAAGAGAGCGCGTCTGAACGGTATGGGATTGCGCCGCGATCTCGATCCTGCAAGCTGGCGGCTGCAGGTGGCTGGTCTCTCGCACGAGGCCGAACTGCATCCGAGGTTCATGAGCGATCTGTCGGAGTGGAAGTTCCGCTTCTCGGAGGAGTTCGTAGCACGCAATCTCGAGCTCGATGGCGAGTCGGCCAACCAGCCCATCAACGTCTCGAAGATGGTCGACAGTGCTGCGAAGCTCGACCCGCGTGATCCTCTTGCATTTATTCCTGAGCGTCTGCCCTCAGCAGCAGGACTGCTGTTGGCGATGGAGGATCTGAAGAAGCTTCCCTTCACGGAGTACGCCACCGAATTCAAATGCATCGAGGGTTGGAGCCAGATTATGCACTTCGGCGGTGTGCGGTTCATCGACTTCATGAAGGCGTTTCCGCCCATGCTCAATCGCGATGGCTCGCTGCCGAAATACGTGGCTATGGCCACTGCGGATGGAGCCTACTTCGCTGGCTACGAGATAGCGGCGATGGTCCATCCGCAGACTCTGCTCTGCTATCAGATGAGCGGCGAAGAGCTGCTGCCCGCGCATGGCTGGCCGCTACGCCTTTCTATGCCGCTCAAGTATGGCTACAAGCAGATCAAGCAGATCGCCCGCATCACCTACACCAATCAGCGCCCCATCGACTACTGGGAGCAGTTCGGATACGACTGGCACGGCGGCCTCTAA
- a CDS encoding TonB-dependent receptor, which translates to MINTSSAFFRRLTTAFCLLLLAFVATTFTASAQETTGAVEGTVKDKTGASIANANVTISGDKLIGVKAISTDKSGYYRFDNLPPGTYSIRVSAQGFAELKRDGLVIQTGRIPTIDLSLAVGSEQTIVEVSAETPVIDVTSSRQQTTVSKDEIDYAPRGRSFQSAIAFAPGARNEPLQGGFQIDGGATAENSYLVNGMETGSMVTGKSAANAPFEFVQEVQVKTGGIEAENGGALGGVVNVIGKRGGNTWHGNIWTYYEGDPMDSSYTVTPLSQYDSGATHQGVFLRSDPQGTYSTPKRQDYAAQFYTPKKDHFRYLQPGFDAGGYLKKDRVWLWISSAPLIQTARRTVNFTNPTCAAAGCPGVRQFNYSEQTYFTAARVDVKVTEKIRLYGGWQYAFDRTTGSNLVAGSNLPTPDSIYGQYNPSTANPVDSYQGAIGSVQPNSIYTAGADITLTSNLVSTTRFGNFFQNYADRGLPQGDRYLWVGNANATQTALDPTAPTLGTVNANAVKSSGNYNISPNLGYQFNANSRTSFNEDLAFFKKGFFGTHNLKGGYQLTHFYENVNQTFTNDLVRLTYGTTYAPGTALGAANCANIVAQNVAKGWAAGGNSGGCQGNWGYANIRDGNEITGTASSNNHAFYIQDSWQILKGFTANVGVRFEHEYLPAYNKFPSGIDFGWGSKIAPRIGGAWDVFQDGKLKLNASYAAFYDVMKLNLAIGSFGGNYWHDCVYALDTADFSVIKPVKDATGHYCPAGGASVGANFTGSSTPAGLRFIENQDFRIPSNDPSQGAAVDPNIKPYREHEGVVGASYQISRDWAFESRYTRRRIDKAIEDVGYVGPNGEAFIIANPGFGTDAGGPTTSCPTCKLQPKAERNYDAVEFRVTRASTRHWFGQFAYTYSRLRGNYSGLTSTDIADAGGARANPNNNRAFDEPQFQFDANGNPSNGLLSTDRPNSFKGIAYYRFSTWKRNEPTIGLFQQASSGSPLSTFADVNGAAGSYPVYVVGRGKWIDITRDPTTGAWVYGNTYTRRTPWYTQSDLSLTDSYHVSDTHEAWRLGFEAQFTNLLNQKAATVYQSRVNATLGSTGNYILPAGSTAGNPNYGILENGYDWKSIANNGNGLSTSRGPLVLSNLYGLPSSWQSGRSIRLKVNFTF; encoded by the coding sequence ATGATCAATACCTCATCAGCATTCTTCCGTCGTCTGACGACGGCGTTTTGTCTGTTATTACTAGCGTTTGTTGCTACGACATTCACCGCATCTGCACAGGAGACCACTGGCGCGGTCGAGGGCACAGTCAAGGATAAAACTGGAGCATCGATTGCAAACGCTAATGTAACTATTAGTGGTGACAAACTGATCGGCGTCAAAGCGATCTCCACCGACAAGAGCGGCTATTATCGTTTCGACAATCTACCCCCGGGAACATATTCCATCCGGGTCAGCGCTCAGGGCTTCGCTGAGCTCAAGCGCGATGGACTAGTCATTCAGACGGGCCGCATTCCTACAATCGACTTGTCGCTGGCTGTGGGCTCAGAGCAAACCATCGTCGAGGTCAGTGCTGAAACACCCGTGATCGATGTCACCTCGTCACGTCAACAGACTACTGTGAGCAAGGACGAGATCGATTACGCTCCTCGAGGCCGTTCCTTCCAATCAGCGATTGCCTTTGCCCCGGGTGCTCGTAACGAGCCACTGCAGGGTGGGTTTCAGATTGACGGCGGTGCTACGGCTGAGAATTCCTACCTTGTCAACGGTATGGAGACAGGCAGTATGGTCACCGGCAAGTCAGCCGCAAATGCTCCATTCGAGTTTGTTCAGGAAGTTCAGGTAAAAACCGGCGGTATTGAAGCTGAAAATGGCGGCGCACTTGGCGGTGTCGTTAACGTTATTGGCAAGCGCGGTGGCAACACCTGGCATGGCAATATCTGGACATACTATGAGGGCGACCCCATGGATTCCTCCTATACCGTAACACCGCTCAGCCAATACGATTCGGGCGCGACCCATCAGGGCGTTTTCCTTCGCTCCGACCCGCAGGGAACTTACTCCACACCCAAACGGCAGGATTACGCTGCCCAATTCTATACGCCCAAGAAGGACCATTTCCGCTATCTTCAGCCCGGCTTCGACGCAGGCGGATATCTGAAGAAGGATCGTGTCTGGCTTTGGATCTCCTCTGCACCATTGATTCAGACCGCGCGTCGTACAGTCAATTTCACAAACCCGACTTGCGCTGCTGCGGGCTGCCCTGGCGTACGTCAGTTCAATTACAGCGAACAAACTTACTTCACTGCTGCTCGCGTTGACGTAAAGGTCACCGAAAAGATCCGCCTCTACGGGGGATGGCAGTATGCCTTTGACCGCACAACAGGCAGTAACTTAGTGGCAGGCAGTAATCTCCCTACCCCCGACTCAATTTACGGTCAATACAATCCATCAACGGCAAACCCGGTTGATTCCTACCAGGGTGCCATTGGTTCAGTTCAGCCGAATTCTATCTACACTGCTGGCGCGGACATTACGCTCACATCCAACCTGGTCTCCACGACCAGATTCGGTAACTTCTTCCAGAACTATGCCGATCGGGGGCTTCCTCAGGGTGATCGCTATCTCTGGGTTGGTAACGCCAATGCAACTCAGACTGCTCTTGATCCTACGGCACCGACTCTCGGTACGGTTAATGCAAATGCCGTAAAGTCGAGTGGTAACTATAACATCAGCCCGAACCTGGGTTATCAATTCAACGCAAACTCTCGTACGTCTTTCAATGAGGATCTGGCCTTCTTCAAGAAGGGTTTCTTTGGCACTCATAATCTGAAGGGCGGGTACCAGCTGACCCATTTTTATGAGAACGTCAACCAGACCTTCACCAACGATCTCGTCCGCCTCACCTATGGCACGACCTACGCTCCTGGTACGGCTTTAGGTGCGGCCAACTGCGCAAATATTGTGGCCCAAAACGTTGCTAAGGGATGGGCTGCCGGCGGAAATTCTGGCGGTTGCCAGGGCAACTGGGGTTACGCCAACATCCGCGACGGTAATGAGATTACTGGAACGGCGAGCAGCAACAACCACGCTTTCTATATCCAGGACTCCTGGCAGATCCTGAAGGGTTTCACTGCCAATGTTGGTGTACGTTTCGAGCACGAGTATTTGCCAGCCTACAATAAGTTTCCCTCCGGTATCGATTTCGGTTGGGGTAGTAAGATTGCTCCACGTATTGGTGGTGCCTGGGATGTCTTCCAGGATGGCAAACTCAAACTCAACGCGAGCTACGCAGCTTTCTACGATGTCATGAAGCTCAACCTTGCCATTGGTTCCTTTGGCGGCAACTACTGGCACGATTGTGTGTATGCTCTCGATACGGCGGACTTCTCCGTAATCAAACCGGTAAAAGATGCGACGGGACACTACTGCCCGGCAGGTGGCGCCTCGGTTGGTGCAAACTTCACAGGAAGTTCAACGCCGGCGGGTCTTCGCTTCATCGAGAATCAGGACTTCCGTATACCTTCGAACGATCCTTCGCAGGGAGCCGCGGTCGACCCAAACATCAAGCCGTATCGTGAGCACGAGGGCGTTGTCGGAGCTTCATATCAGATCAGCCGCGACTGGGCCTTCGAGTCTCGCTATACCCGCAGGCGCATCGATAAGGCGATAGAGGATGTAGGCTATGTTGGGCCAAATGGAGAGGCATTTATCATTGCTAATCCTGGGTTCGGCACAGACGCAGGTGGACCAACGACCTCCTGTCCAACCTGCAAACTGCAGCCCAAGGCTGAACGTAACTACGATGCCGTTGAGTTCCGTGTGACCAGAGCATCAACTCGGCACTGGTTCGGTCAGTTTGCCTATACCTATAGCAGGTTGCGCGGAAACTATAGCGGTCTTACCAGTACTGATATCGCTGATGCAGGTGGTGCCCGTGCAAATCCGAACAACAACCGTGCATTTGACGAACCGCAGTTCCAGTTCGATGCTAATGGCAACCCTTCCAATGGTCTTCTGAGCACGGATCGCCCTAATTCTTTCAAGGGTATTGCCTATTATCGGTTTAGCACGTGGAAGCGTAACGAGCCCACTATCGGTCTCTTTCAGCAAGCGTCCTCCGGCAGTCCTCTCAGTACCTTCGCTGACGTTAACGGAGCAGCGGGCAGCTACCCAGTCTATGTCGTTGGCCGTGGCAAGTGGATCGATATAACCCGCGACCCCACGACCGGAGCCTGGGTCTACGGCAATACCTATACTCGCCGTACCCCGTGGTATACCCAATCTGATCTCTCACTGACAGACTCATACCACGTCAGCGATACCCATGAGGCCTGGAGGCTCGGGTTTGAGGCACAGTTCACTAACCTCCTAAACCAGAAGGCGGCAACTGTCTATCAATCCCGTGTAAATGCAACGCTTGGGTCAACCGGAAACTATATCCTGCCAGCAGGCTCGACAGCTGGTAATCCAAACTACGGCATCCTCGAAAATGGGTACGACTGGAAATCCATCGCCAATAACGGCAATGGACTCTCTACGAGCCGTGGTCCGCTCGTACTAAGCAATTTGTATGGTCTTCCCAGCAGTTGGCAGTCTGGTCGCTCTATCCGTCTGAAAGTTAACTTCACCTTCTAA
- a CDS encoding rhomboid family intramembrane serine protease, translating into MRRTGPISLTLPSFSGAVRRIILLNLAVFFGLAIVHWVSAGVENFLLMHLMLRPVDVLHGQIWQLVTYSLIQSGLLSIVFGMLTLWFTGSLLEGTFGSRWLTELYWSSVVGGAVIASAVSFTHVFGLRPDVPAMGGAWAGIFGLLVAIAMLFGDQEFLLWFVLRIKAKYMVAIYILIAIAVLLKESNALDALLQLSGALTGFLFVRFAPRQGFAFGVSEAFYGVRNGYYRWKRRRAARKFEVYMRKQNRVVHFDKDGRYIDPDELRRDPNDKRWMN; encoded by the coding sequence ATGCGCCGTACCGGACCCATTTCGCTGACCCTGCCGTCCTTTAGCGGCGCTGTGCGGCGGATTATCCTGCTCAATCTCGCTGTCTTCTTTGGGCTGGCTATCGTCCACTGGGTTTCTGCAGGTGTGGAGAACTTTCTGCTGATGCACCTCATGTTGCGGCCGGTGGATGTTCTTCACGGGCAGATATGGCAGCTGGTTACCTACTCCCTCATCCAATCCGGCCTGCTGTCCATCGTCTTCGGCATGCTCACGCTGTGGTTCACGGGATCGCTGCTGGAAGGTACCTTCGGCAGCCGCTGGCTGACGGAGCTTTACTGGAGCTCGGTCGTCGGGGGCGCGGTTATCGCCTCGGCCGTCTCCTTTACGCATGTTTTTGGTCTGCGGCCCGATGTCCCGGCAATGGGGGGGGCATGGGCGGGCATCTTCGGCCTGCTGGTTGCCATTGCCATGCTGTTTGGCGACCAGGAGTTCCTGCTCTGGTTTGTGCTGCGTATCAAAGCCAAGTACATGGTCGCGATCTATATTCTGATTGCGATCGCTGTGCTGCTCAAGGAATCCAATGCGCTCGATGCTTTGCTGCAGCTCTCCGGTGCGCTGACGGGATTTCTCTTTGTGCGCTTTGCGCCGCGGCAAGGCTTTGCCTTCGGCGTGTCTGAGGCGTTCTACGGCGTACGCAATGGCTATTACCGTTGGAAGCGCCGCCGTGCTGCGCGCAAGTTTGAGGTCTACATGCGCAAGCAGAACCGCGTCGTCCATTTCGACAAGGACGGCCGTTATATCGATCCAGACGAGCTGCGCCGCGACCCGAACGACAAGCGCTGGATGAATTAG
- a CDS encoding cytochrome b/b6 domain-containing protein, with the protein MLRIEERHPLAVRWMHWINFPLLMIMIWSGLMVYWVTSPDNGVLDHQTYRIGLGGFTLFRFFPDWFYRLFRLDNHLTRGMAFHALAMWPFMVNGVVYLIFLAVSGQWREILPTRRDLQELVQTFWLAIIRSDHAGKYNGAQRIAYTSVLIVGAVAVVSGFAIWKPTSMPWLTAMLGGYQAARLIHFWTTILFCVFLFVHAVQVVRAGWPTMQSMITGFEVVSDKVEVQEAAHGD; encoded by the coding sequence ATGCTTCGCATAGAGGAGCGGCATCCTCTTGCCGTGCGCTGGATGCACTGGATCAACTTCCCTCTGTTGATGATCATGATCTGGAGTGGCCTGATGGTGTATTGGGTCACGTCGCCGGATAACGGTGTCCTCGACCATCAGACCTATCGCATCGGCCTTGGCGGCTTCACGCTCTTCCGCTTCTTCCCTGACTGGTTCTATCGACTCTTCCGGCTCGACAACCACCTCACGCGCGGCATGGCGTTTCATGCGCTTGCCATGTGGCCCTTCATGGTCAATGGAGTGGTGTATCTCATTTTTCTTGCAGTCTCCGGTCAATGGAGAGAGATTCTGCCGACCCGTCGCGATCTGCAAGAACTGGTGCAGACATTCTGGCTGGCGATCATCAGGAGCGACCATGCCGGGAAGTACAACGGCGCGCAACGCATCGCCTACACCTCTGTGCTGATTGTCGGTGCTGTTGCCGTCGTAAGCGGATTCGCCATCTGGAAGCCTACTTCGATGCCGTGGCTGACCGCCATGCTGGGAGGCTATCAGGCAGCCCGCCTGATTCACTTCTGGACGACGATTCTGTTCTGTGTCTTCCTCTTCGTTCATGCTGTGCAGGTTGTGCGTGCAGGCTGGCCGACGATGCAGTCGATGATCACCGGCTTCGAAGTTGTCTCTGACAAGGTCGAGGTTCAGGAGGCCGCGCATGGCGACTGA
- a CDS encoding acyl-CoA carboxylase subunit beta translates to MAAAEPPATSHNKPTPQQTRIADLAARHAIAEEGGGPERRAREAKAGKLLARERVDLLLDEGTFEETDKFVTHRASDFGMDEQRVPGDGFITGHGRIDGRVVFVFAQDFTVFGGSLSESNAAKIVKIMDMAMKVGAPVIGLNDSGGARIQEGVLSLAGYTDIFLRNTLASGVVPQISAILGPCAGGAVYSPAITDFTLMTEKTSYMFVTGPDVIKTVLHEDVTKDALGGATTHNEISGVAHFMAHDDRECLAMIRELVSFIPSNNLDDPPRRATSDDPARADAALETIIPDESNQPYDMVDVIARIVDDGYLFQVQEHFARNLVVGFARMNGRPVGIVANQPAVLAGVLDIDASVKGARFVRFCDAFNIPLITFEDVPGFMPGTRQEHGGIIRHGAKLLYAFAEATVPKLTVITRKAYGGAYCVMSSKHLRTDVNLAWPTAEIAVMGPEGAVNIVYKRELDAVVRRAEAVMPQGVSLSEEQKLEVLAEARREKVEEFRERFANPYVAAERGYIDAVIRPSETRRRLNTALDMLATKREKNPPKKHGNIPL, encoded by the coding sequence ATGGCTGCTGCTGAACCTCCCGCGACTTCGCACAACAAGCCGACGCCTCAACAGACACGTATTGCCGATCTGGCGGCGCGTCATGCCATCGCCGAAGAGGGCGGTGGTCCGGAGCGGCGCGCGCGTGAGGCAAAGGCCGGCAAGCTTTTGGCGCGGGAGCGCGTTGATCTGTTGCTGGATGAGGGAACGTTCGAGGAGACGGACAAGTTCGTGACGCACCGCGCGTCGGACTTCGGCATGGATGAGCAGCGTGTTCCCGGCGATGGCTTTATTACCGGGCATGGACGTATCGATGGCCGTGTGGTGTTTGTGTTTGCTCAGGACTTTACGGTTTTTGGCGGATCGCTGTCGGAGTCAAATGCCGCGAAGATCGTCAAAATCATGGATATGGCGATGAAGGTGGGCGCGCCGGTGATCGGGCTGAACGATTCGGGAGGCGCGCGCATTCAGGAGGGCGTGCTCTCACTTGCCGGATATACGGATATCTTTCTTCGTAACACGCTGGCGAGCGGTGTGGTGCCGCAGATCTCGGCTATTTTAGGTCCGTGCGCGGGTGGCGCGGTGTATTCGCCTGCGATCACGGACTTTACGCTGATGACGGAGAAGACGAGCTACATGTTCGTCACGGGGCCGGACGTGATCAAGACGGTGCTCCATGAGGATGTGACGAAGGACGCGCTGGGCGGCGCGACGACGCACAATGAGATTTCCGGCGTAGCTCACTTTATGGCGCATGATGATCGCGAGTGCCTGGCGATGATCCGCGAACTGGTGAGCTTCATTCCGTCGAACAACCTCGACGATCCTCCGCGTCGCGCTACGAGTGACGATCCGGCGAGGGCCGATGCTGCGCTGGAGACGATTATTCCCGATGAGTCGAATCAGCCGTATGACATGGTCGATGTCATCGCGCGCATCGTCGATGATGGCTATTTGTTCCAGGTACAGGAGCATTTTGCGCGCAATCTTGTTGTGGGGTTCGCGCGCATGAACGGGCGTCCGGTGGGCATTGTGGCGAATCAGCCTGCGGTGCTGGCCGGCGTGCTCGACATCGATGCAAGCGTGAAAGGAGCGCGGTTTGTGCGCTTCTGCGATGCCTTCAATATTCCGCTGATTACGTTCGAGGATGTGCCCGGCTTCATGCCCGGCACGCGGCAGGAGCACGGCGGCATTATTCGTCATGGAGCGAAACTGCTGTATGCCTTCGCCGAGGCAACGGTACCAAAGCTGACGGTGATCACGCGCAAGGCTTATGGCGGGGCATACTGCGTGATGAGCTCGAAGCATCTGCGCACGGATGTGAACCTCGCCTGGCCGACGGCGGAGATCGCCGTGATGGGGCCGGAGGGCGCGGTCAACATCGTCTACAAACGCGAGCTGGACGCTGTGGTGCGCCGCGCGGAGGCGGTGATGCCGCAGGGAGTTTCGCTGAGCGAAGAGCAGAAGCTCGAGGTGCTGGCCGAGGCGCGCAGGGAGAAGGTGGAGGAGTTTCGCGAGCGGTTCGCGAACCCCTACGTCGCCGCAGAGCGCGGCTATATCGATGCAGTGATTCGGCCCAGCGAGACACGGCGACGGCTCAATACGGCTCTCGACATGCTGGCCACAAAGCGCGAGAAGAATCCACCGAAGAAACACGGAAATATACCGCTGTAA
- a CDS encoding cupin domain-containing protein encodes MPAKVISTANAEHYTWGNNCDGWFLVKTPELQIIEEAMPPGASETPHHHVHARQFFFVLEGELTMAVEYHDFVAKAGEGIEIAPGQIHCASNRSSDKPLRIVVTSQPPSHGDRVDVKA; translated from the coding sequence ATGCCAGCTAAGGTCATCTCCACTGCGAACGCCGAACACTACACATGGGGCAACAACTGCGATGGCTGGTTCCTTGTCAAGACGCCGGAGCTGCAGATCATCGAAGAGGCCATGCCCCCTGGAGCCAGCGAGACGCCGCACCACCACGTCCACGCGCGGCAGTTCTTCTTCGTGCTGGAAGGCGAGCTGACGATGGCGGTTGAGTACCACGACTTCGTCGCCAAGGCAGGCGAAGGAATCGAGATTGCCCCAGGGCAGATTCACTGTGCGAGCAATCGCAGCAGTGACAAGCCACTTCGCATTGTGGTCACAAGTCAGCCGCCGAGCCACGGCGATCGCGTGGACGTGAAAGCGTAA